A window from Esox lucius isolate fEsoLuc1 chromosome 16, fEsoLuc1.pri, whole genome shotgun sequence encodes these proteins:
- the LOC114828792 gene encoding uncharacterized protein LOC114828792: protein MMDGEHQDDPLHKEIPPHSDSNRDVEKTLCDMEKALCDIKKNAEENSSSDDSSSDDVEDRTLDSNSLSEPDPLQSNAEHPCHNDNVESSPKKSAQAKKPQRKRFAPRKGTRSSLRSSTKVTVSASSTTDERKWDKKHFCLYCSEPHHKIARHLERVHAEEAAVAHAISFPKLSKIRSLLLDQLRNKGNYEHNFEVLQSGDGEVVTKKIPCYDGVSVRDSLPCQYCLGFFNKIDLWKHESSCKARKGQDERKGGKRIRVQAASSRLLPLPVYSAGGCEEIIHNMNQDDILCHIKNDPLICKYGSALSAKHGHARSQFTYIGSKMRELARFVLTVNEMDCGVQYLHEVCVPSKFKLAVHAARKMSGFDPASDRYKTPSLPLKIGYSLKRATEIAFGESRMTEDCEAEKQAKRFIELLENDWNKCFSSLSLNAIPQCDEVDVSSLTEDLIKLQQFLKVAEDTAKQELLENPTNAVWKKLNETLLAQIALFNRKRTGEVAKMLLETYTNRKKAPASADIFNSLSRLEQELGDDKLTRVEIEGKNGRTMPVLITGRMISSLDILIANRDKVGVSKENPYVFARSLDAASYVRGSDCLRKFAYECDANNPESLIHTTVRKEVAIHCQILNLNESELDQVAKLLGHDTQVHKEYYRLAENAAHLAEISKLLLAMDQVPVVIPGPSEEMVVATHGTYPTETYSAKSYTMGAQASRSYNTGTHPEKSFSSGSHPARPYSAGTGSARAHPTGMHSAGTYSAGSYGAGTCPAETRSARSDTAATHFTRSYPSSPYDLSSPARPYASGVNPTRTYPEGTYPVETQFARSYPAETLPAQPLLVRTVITPTLHTQTPVGGTGPAVAVPLGTVSGRTGSAVTVKVWKQRPWSDAAKAAVRRQMGHFISVMEVPGKQDCEMCLHNEPALQDRTWRDIKNYVYNTVNSIKRKKGLIRRDPRKRTKKGVAKKPTETKEADGAMEGVSGTMTIPGEGQGERLEAGTIAVKTPRKQKMWSDEARAAVRRQLGDFTKLMKIPGKRECDACIAAEPALQSRTWKDVKNYVRNTLMTMCRRHISGKQNMDHEKPSIRTPKPAVPQNPEVHLKPGVPLGLPEEPPVYLYL from the exons ATGATGGATGGGGAACACCAGGATGATCCATTACACAAGGAAATCCCTCCACACAGTGACAGCAATCGTGATGTGGAGAAGACTTTATGTGACATGGAGAAAGCTTTATGTGACATAAAAAAGAATGCAGAAGAGAACAGCTCAAGTGATGACAGTTCTTCTGATGACGTAGAAGACAGAACTCTGGATTCAAACAGCCTAAGTGAACCAGATCCTCTTCAATCCAATGCAGAACACCCCTGCCATAATGACAACGTTGAATCTTCCCCAAAAAAGTCAGCACAAGCTAAAAAACCTCAGCGCAAAAGATTTGCTCCAAGGAAAGGTACACGGTCCAGCTTACGTTCCAGTACTAAGGTGACTGTCAGTGCCAGTAGTACcacagatgaaagaaaatgggacaaaaaacatttctgcttGTATTGTAGTGAACCACACCACAAAATAGCCAGGCATTTGGAAAGGGTGCATGCAGAAGAAGCAGCTGTTGCTCATGCTATCAGCTTCCCAAAACTCTCCAAAATCAGGTCTCTCTTACTGGACCAACTTCGCAACAAAGGCAACTATGAACACAACTTTGAAGTTCTTCAAAGTGGAGATGGGGAAGTTGTGACTAAGAAAATACCTTGTTACGATGGTGTTTCTGTGCGTGATAGCCTGCCTTGTCAATATTGTTTGGGTTTTTTCAACAAAATAGATTTATGGAAGCATGAGAGCTCATGTAAAGCCAGAAAAGGGCAAGATGAAAGGAAGGGAGGAAAGAGAATACGAGTCCAGGCTGCGTCCTCTCGACTTCTTCCATTGCCTGTCTACTCTGCTGGAGGATGTGAGGAAATCATACACAATATGAATCAAGATGACATCTTATGCCATATAAAAAATGATCCTCTGATATGTAAATATGGCAGTGCACTATCTGCAAAGCATGGCCATGCCAGGTCACAGTTTACTTACATTGGATCCAAAATGAGGGAATTGGCTAGATTTGTGCTTACTGTAAATGAGATGGACTGTGGTGTCCAATATTTACATGAAGTATGTGTACCATCCAAATTCAAATTGGCAGTTCATGCTGCCAGGAAAATGAGTGGTTTTGATCCTGCTTCAGACCGGTACAAGACTCCATCACTTCCTTTAAAGATTGGCTACTCCTTAAAAAGAGCTACCGAAATAGCTTTTGGAGAGAGTCGTATGACTGAGGACTGTGAGGCGGAGAAACAAGCCAAAAGGTTCATTGAACTTCTTGAAAATGAttggaataaatgtttttccagtCTGTCTCTTAACGCTATACCTCAATGTGATGAAGTTGATGTGTCTTCACTGACAGAGGATTTGATCAAACTTCAACAATTTCTCAAGGTTGCAGAGGACACAGCAAAGCAAGAATTGCTTGAAAATCCCACCAATGCCGTCTGGAAGAAGCTCAATGAAACTCTTCTTGCACAGATTGCTCTTTTCAACAGAAAAAGAACAGGAGAGGTTGCAAAAATGCTTTTGGAAACGTACACCAACAGGAAGAAAGCTCCAGCTAGTGCCGACATTTTCAATAGCCTGTCAAGGCTGGAGCAAGAGCTTGGTGATGACAAATTAACCAGGGTGGAAATAGAAGGCAAAAACGGTAGAACCATGCCGGTCCTAATAACGGGCAGGATGATCTCATCTCTTGACATCCTTATTGCAAACAGAGACAAGGTTGGAGTGTCAAAAGAAAACCCTTATGTTTTTGCACGAAGTCTGGATGCAGCAAGCTATGTCAGAGGGTCTGACTGTCTGAGGAAATTTGCTTATGAGTGTGACGCGAACAATCCTGAAAGTCTGATCCACACAACAGTAAGGAAAGAGGTGGCTATACATTGCCAAATATTGAACTTGAATGAAAGTGAATTGGATCAAGTGGCAAAGTTATTGGGACATGACACGCAGGTCCACAAAGAATACTACAGACTAGCTGAAAACGCAGCACATCTAGCGGAAATCAGCAAATTGCTGCTTGCAATGGATCAGGTTCCAGTTGTAattccaggcccatctgaggaaATGGTTGTCGCTACACATG GCACATATCCCACAGAGACATATTCAGCTAAGTCCTATACAATGGGGGCGCAGGCTTCAAGGTCTTATAACACTGGGACACATCCTGAGAAGTCATTTTCGTCGGGATCCCATCCCGCACGGCCATATTCGGCAGGGACAGGTTCGGCGAGGGCACATCCCACCGGGATGCATTCCGCGGGTACCTATTCAGCAGGTTCCTATGGCGCAGGAACCTGCCCCGCCGAAACCCGCTCTGCCAGGTCAGACACAGCTGCGACACATTTTACAAGATCATACCCTTCGAGTCCTTATGACCTCTCATCTCCTGCGAGGCCGTATGCTTCAGGGGTGAATCCTACAAGGACATATCCTGAAGGGACGTATCCTGTGGAGACCCAGTTTGCTAGGTCATATCCTGCTGAAACGCTTCCCGCCCAACCGCTTCTGGTGCGTACGGTCATAACACCTACACTACATACGCAGACTCCTGTTGGCGGCACGGGGCCTGCCGTTGCAGTTCCTCTGGGGACCGTTTCCGGGAGGACAGGTTCTGCGGTCACTGTTAAGGTGTGGAAACAGAGGCCGTGGAGTGATGCAGCCAAGGCAGCTGTGAGGCGCCAGATGGGACACTTTATCTCAGTGATGGAGGTTCCCGGAAAACAGGACTGTGAGATGTGCCTGCACAATGAACCAGCTCTACAAGACAGGACGTGGAGGGACATCAAAAACTATGTGTACAACACGGTGAATTCGATTAAAAGGAAAAAGGGGCTTATTAGAAGGGATCCCAGGAAACGGACGAAGAAAGGAGTCGCAAAGAAGCCGACTGAAACCAAAGAGGCAGATGGAGCTATGGAAGGGGTTAGTGGAACAATGACTATACCTGGAGAGGGTCAGGGGGAAAGGCTGGAGGCAGGTACAATAGCTGTAAAGACCCCAAGGAAACAGAAGATGTGGAGTGACGAGGCTCGTGCTGCAGTAAGGCGACAGCTGGGAGATTTCACTAAACTGATGAAGATTCCAGGTAAAAGGGAATGTGACGCATGTATTGCGGCTGAACCAGCTCTACAAAGCAGGACATGGAAAGATGTCAAGAACTATGTTCGTAACACATTAATGACTATGTGCAGGAGGCATatttcaggcaaacaaaatatgGACCATGAAAAACCAAGTATTAGGACACCTAAACCAGCGGTGCCACAGAATCCAGAAGTGCATCTGAAACCAGGGGTGCCACTGGGACTTCCAGAAGAGCCTCCTGTCTATCTGTACCTATAA